The proteins below come from a single Oryzias latipes chromosome 14, ASM223467v1 genomic window:
- the LOC101164993 gene encoding stromal interaction molecule 1 — protein MECVSVWFLCVCMLNVCVGTHLDSSDSTHLDDKPLDLPGNRASDLCVIDQQLCHNEDSLLSFEAICSIHKLMDDDADGSVDTTETDEFLREDLQYKDSKAKQNSFHRADLHISVEDMWNAWKSSIVYNWTVPQVEEWLAVSVELPQYSESFQKLQLDGRSLPRLAVKNTTLTGSLLKIVDRGHAQKLQLKALDTVLFGPPPGLRNRWKDWVLALSILMALGGCWFAYAQTRKSRDDMGKLMKDLEGLQRAEQSLLDLQEKLQQAQEEQRWVQVEKVRVEEELRSEIDSAKHEAQRLRELREGTENELSRQKYAEQELEQVRMALKKAERELESRAHWTPPEALQTWLQLTHEIEVQYYNCKKQSAERQLLQAKEGAEKIKKKRSSLFGTFHVAHSSSLDDVDHKILSAKQALAEVTAALREKLHRWQQIESLTGFALVHNPGLGALATALNLDPTFLGLRPPTPQHLLLSDDLDDMDEDILSPGTMQYAAWQMDRRVSDLWPLSGNAESHSPWKQSVQSLKPLRQRTGDSVLAFSSQRDIMNRSDSDSALPLTHSESQGLSNSKPYLLSSKLHLLQGQGSTLTKGGGGGGLEKSSSLGELRGSSSGAFSSSCSTRSLGIAPDVVERPLAFSSSASSSSSGSVRGPGIQPTSRRSPTEEEGGEENEFSNSRKRNAFNKIFKKKQERH, from the exons TGACAGTACCCACCTGGACGACAAGCCTTTGGATCTGCCCGGCAACAGAGCTTCAG ACCTGTGTGTCATAGACCAGCAACTCTGTCACAACGAGGACTCGCTGCTCAGCTTTGAGGCGATCTGCAGCATCCACAAACTGATGGACGACGACGCCGACGGCAGCGTGGACACCACCGAGACAGACGAG TTTCTCAGGGAGGACCTTCAGTACAAAGACTCCAAAGCCAAACAGAACAGCTTCCATCGAGCCGACCTCCACATCAGCGTGGAGGACATGTGGAACGCCTGGAAGAGCTCTATag TGTACAACTGGACGGTGCCACAGGTGGAGGAGTGGCTGGCAGTCAGCGTGGAGCTTCCTCAGTACAGCGAAAGCTTCCAAAAACTTCAGCTGGACGGCCGATCTCTGCCCAG GCTGGCAGTGAAGAACACCACCCTGACTGGGTCCCTGCTGAAGATCGTGGACCGAGGTCACGCTCAGAAGCTGCAGCTCAAAGCCCTGGACACCGTGCTGTTCGGACCACCACCAG GTCTGCGCAACCGATGGAAGGATTGGGTTCTGGCCTTGTCCATCCTGATGGCCCTGGGGGGCTGCTGGTTTGCTTACGCACAGACCAGGAAGTCCAGAGATGACATGGGGAAGCTGATGAAGGACCTGGAAGGTCTGCAGAGAGCTGAGCAGAGCCTGCTGGACCTGCAGGAGAA ACTACAGCAGGCTCAGGAGGAGCAGCGCTGGGTCCAGGTGGAGAAGGtgagggtggaggaggagctgagGAGCGAGATCGACTCGGCCAAGCACGAAGCCCAGCGGCTGCGGGAGCTGCGTGAGGGGACGGAGAATGAGCTGAGCCGGCAGAAATATGCCGAGCAGGAGCTAGAACAG GTCCGAATGGCGCTGAAGAAGGCAGAGAGGGAACTGGAGTCCCGGGCTCACTGGACCCCCCCAGAGGCTCTGCAGACGTGGCTGCAGCTGACGCACGAAATCGAAGTTCAGTACTACAACTGCAAGAAGCAGAGCGCAGAGAGGCAGCTGCTGCAGGCCAAGGAGGGG GCAGAGAAGATCAAGAAGAAGAGGAGCTCCCTGTTCGGAACCTTTCATGTGGCCCACAGCTCCTCTCTCGATGACGTCGACCACAAAATCCTGTCTGCCAA ACAGGCCCTGGCCGAGGTGACGGCGGCGCTGCGTGAAAAACTCCATCGCTGGCAGCAGATTGAATCTCTGACGGGTTTCGCTCTGGTCCACAACCCAGGCCTGGGGGCTTTAGCCACAGCCCTCAACCTGGACCCGACCTTCCTGGGGCTgcggccccccaccccccagcatCTCCTACTCTCAGATGACTTGGACGACATGGACGAGGACATCCTGTCTCCGGGGACGATGCAGT ACGCAGCGTGGCAGATGGACCGGCGAGTGAGTGACCTTTGGCCTTTGAGTGGCAATGCAGAGTCCCACTCACCATGGAAACAGTCAG TTCAGAGCCTGAAGCCCCTGCGACAGAGGACTGGAGACTCCGTGCTGGCATTCAGCTCTCAGAG GGACATAATGAACCGCTCAGACTCTGACTCCGCCCTCCCACTCACTCACAGCGAATCACAGGGCCTGTCAAACTCCAAGCCCTACCTCCTGTCATCCAAGCTCCACCTCCTTCAGGGACAGGGCTCCACCCTCACCAaaggcggaggaggaggaggtctggaGAAGAGCTCCAGCCTCGGAGAACTGCGGGGCAGCTCTTCCGGCGccttcagctcctcctgctccacGCGCTCCCTCGGCATCGCTCCTGACGTGGTGGAGCGGCCGCTCGCCTTCTCCTCCTCAGCCTCGTCCAGCTCATCTGGCAGCGTCAGGGGGCCGGGCATCCAACCCACAAGCAGGAGGAGCCCCACGGAGGAGGAGGGCGGGGAGGAGAACGAGTTCTCCAACAGCCGAAAGAGGAACGCTTTCAACAAGATCTTCAAGAAGAAGCAGGAACGCCACTGA